The Paludibacter jiangxiensis DNA segment ATCGTTACCGATGCTGTATTCAGCATGGAAGGTGATGAAGCCAAACTGGTTGAAATGGTTGCTCTTGCCAAGAAGTACAATGCTTCTCTCTACGTGGACGAAGCCCACTCTCTGGGCTTTTATGGAGCAACGGGCGCCGGTCTTTGCGAAGATTTGGGCATTTCAAAGGATGTGGATTTGATCATGGGTACTTTCAGCAAATCGCTGGCCACCATCGGTGGTTTCGTTGCGGCTGACAACCATATCATCAACTTCCTGAAGCACAACTCCCGCACACTTATCTTCAGTGCAAGTATCACTCCGGCATCTACCGGCTGTGTGCTGGCAGCTCTTGACGTGATGCGCGACGAGCCATGGCGTAAAGAACAGTTGTGGGCTAACACCAAACGTGCGCTCGAAGGCTTCAAAAAAGCAGGCTTCGACACAGGTCACACCACAACTCCTATCATTCCTCTCTTTGTTCGCGACAATGACAAAACATTCCTGTTGACCAAAATGTTGATGGACGATGGTGTATTTGTCAATCCGGTGGTTTCTCCGGCTGTACCTTCAGAAGACACGTTAATTCGTTTCTCGCTGATGGCCACACACACCTTCGAACAAATTGACGAAGCTGTAGAAAAAATCAGCAGCAATGCCCGTAAATTAGGCATTATCGAATAAAAGAAAAAGCCGGTGCAAGGTAACTGTTTCAAAAAAACTATTATCTTTGCACCGCTTTTAACGCGGAAGTAGCTCAGTTGGTAGAGCATCAGCTTCCCAAGCTGAGGGTCGCGGGTTCGAGTCCCGTTTTCCGCTCTTAT contains these protein-coding regions:
- the spt gene encoding serine palmitoyltransferase, whose translation is MSLLSEKMSLFDAPQKYQEAGVYPYFRPIESDQDTVVTIDGKPVLMFGSNSYLGLTNHPRIKEGAIKAVEKYGTGCAGSRFLNGTLDIHIELEERLAKLVHKDGALVYATGFTVNSGVIPCLGGKDDYLLYDELDHASIIEGRRLSFANQIKYKHNDMESLERQLKRCAPDKIKLIVTDAVFSMEGDEAKLVEMVALAKKYNASLYVDEAHSLGFYGATGAGLCEDLGISKDVDLIMGTFSKSLATIGGFVAADNHIINFLKHNSRTLIFSASITPASTGCVLAALDVMRDEPWRKEQLWANTKRALEGFKKAGFDTGHTTTPIIPLFVRDNDKTFLLTKMLMDDGVFVNPVVSPAVPSEDTLIRFSLMATHTFEQIDEAVEKISSNARKLGIIE